The DNA window CGCACCTGCATCGGTATGTCGCCGCGCACGGCACCAGCAACGCCCGAAATCGGGCGGTGATCGAAGGATTCGCGATCGGACAGTGGGTCGCCAACCGCCGCGCCGACTACCGTAGAGGTCAGCTCGCCACCGAGCGGATCCGCCGCATCGAGGCCGAGTTCCCGGACTGGCAGTGGACCGCACAACGCCGCTCCTGATCCGACATACGGCGCGCGGTGAGGCAACGGATTCAAAACCCGTCCAGTGTCAGTTCGAGTCTGACCGGGGGCACCAGGGCCCTCGCAGGCAAGCGCACATCGCTCGCACCAAATTCTCCTGGGAAACCTATTGATCTCCGGCATGTGACGTGCTAAGTTTCACATCCCTCTTTCTATGAGGGCTTCCCTCCAACTCTGAGGGTCTGATTGTGGTCACAGGTCCAGGCGGAGCTATATCCGCACCCAGGGCCCACGTGGTTCAGCCACTCAGACCTTCGGAAGGGGGTGAAAATGGAAGCGATGGTCATCCTCGGGATCATCCAGATCCTCATCGCAACAGCCCATCTCGTTGTAGACATCCTCAGCTAGCCCCAGCGAGGGGGCCGGGCACTCGCCCGGCCCCTCGCCTCGCCTGGCGGCATCCTTCGTGGAAAGGCTTGCGTACCGACAAAACCCCGGGCTGCGAATCGCCCACCTGCACAACGCAACCACGATGGCCCTGTGGCAACCGACCCGCCGGGGAGGGCGGCAGCGCAGCGCCAGCGGAGTCAGCTCGTGGCTTCCCCGAGTCGTTCGACCTGTCCGCCAACCTCGTCGGCGTACGCCTGAGCCTCGGTCGCCTCATTGTCGGTGTAGACCCGGACGTCTGCCGGCCTACCGGCCGGCCGCACGATCAACGTCAGCTCCCCTATCGCGACGCGACCGCGTTTAGGTGCGACGCGATTGGTGGGCCCGGCCCCGGCATCGTTGTTCTCGGTCATCGCTCGGCGGCGTCCTGTCTCGGTTGCAGCGCCTCGGGCGGCACCCACATGGTGATCGTGGCCGAGGAGACGCGGTTGGCGCTCTCGACTGGCATCTGACATATCCCGCGCCAGAGGCCGTTTGAAGTTTGGAGCCACGCTAAGAGAAGCGCGTTCATGGTGGGTTCGATCCGGGCACCGGATGCGCGGACTCGCAGTGACACTCCCCCACCGGCGGCATACGAGCGTCCGCAGGACGGGTCAGCGATCGCCATGTCGATCAGCACGGGCCTCGGTGGGTCGACCACGCGTAGTGTTCGGGTGTCGGGCCAGTGGTCGAACATGCCATCAGTGTCATCTCGCAAGACATCGGTGACAGTTCTGCATCAGGCCATAGGTGACAGAGTGAGGGGTCTTGGTGGTGACACTTCTTCATTTGGTTTCCGCCACGCACCGCTATGTGCCTTGCGTTGCGTGGCGCGGTTGCCTATGAGGGGGGCCTGACGCAGGTGCTCAACTGACCGCGCCTGCGACGGTTCAGCAGCACCCCGTGATGGCGCTGAGAACGCTGCGCAGCGCTTCCAACGACTCTGGCCGGGCACGGTAGTAGACGTTCATCCCTCGTCGGTCAGGTGCGACCATGCCGGCCTTGCGGAGCTGCCCCAGGTGGTGGCTCGTGGTGGCCTCGGTGAGGCTGACCGCGGTCGCGAGGTCGCAGGTGCAGATCCCCTCACCGGTGTCAGTGAGCAGAATCGAGACGAGTTTGATCCGGACCGGATCGGCCAGCGCCTTGAGCCGCAGAGCGATTTCTAGGGCGGTGTCGTCATCGAGAGGGGCCGCCGACACGGGCGCACAGCAGATCGGGGCACTGATGTCGACCATCGGCAGGGCCTTCGGCATGACCCGACCATACCCTGGTACTTGACATATGTCGAAAAGGTGGCACCCTGCAGGTGTCAGTAGTTCGATATATGTCTCACAGGTGAAGGTGATGGTCATGTCCCGTATGCAGCTCGCGCTCAATGTCGATGATCTCGATACCGCGATCGAGTTCTACTCCAAGCTGTTCAACACCACCCCGGCCAAGCGCAAGCCGGGATACGCCAACTTCGCGATCGTCGAGCCGCCACTGAAGCTGGTGCTGCTGGAGAATCCCGGCCAGGGCGGCACGATCAACCATCTCGGCGTCGAGGTCGAGTCGAGCGAGAAGGTGCACGCCGAGATCGCCCGGTTGTCCGGGGAGGGTCTGTTCACCCAGGAGGAGATCAACTCCACCTGTTGTTTCGCGACGCAGGACAAGGTGTGGGTGACCGGGCCGGCGAAGGAGAAGTGGGAGGTCTACACCGTGCTGGCTGACTCCGAGACGTTCGGGACCAGCCCGAAACTGTTGGAACAGAACGCCACCGAGGACGCCGAGCAGGGTTCGGTGTGCTGCGGCGGCAACGCCGCAGACCAGGCCGAGGCGCGCACAGCCTGCTGCTGACAGCCTCGGTTCGCGTTCTCGCCTACCGCGCGATGCGGTCGGCGAGGGCGCGGATCCGGTTGGTGATGTCGTCGCGGATCAGCCGCATTCGTTCGATACCGTCGATGCCCCGTCCGGAGGGTTCGTCGGTGTCCCACACTTCGAGGGCGACGCCGTCGGGTGGGGTGACCTCGGCGGTGCCGACCACCACGACCAGGTCCACGGCTTGCATCAGTTCATCGGTGAGTTGCCGCGGCTGATGTCCGACGACGTCGGCGCCGACTTCGGCGAGTACCTGGGCGGACAGTTCGTTGACCTGGCCGCCGATTTTCGCGTTGGTGCCGGCTGAGGATGGGGTGATCCGGTCGGTGACTGTCGGTGTGAGGTGTTCGGCCATCACCGATTTGCCGCGGTTGGACACGCACACGAACAACACCTGCGGTGGTGTGCTCATTGGCCGACCTGCTGGTCGGCGGGTACCAGTTCGTCGAGGAGGTTCGCGACGAGTCCGCGGATCTGATCGCGGATGGGGCGGACCGCGTCGATGCCTTGGCCGGCTGGGTCGTCGAGAGCCCAGTCCCGGTAGCTG is part of the Gordonia bronchialis DSM 43247 genome and encodes:
- a CDS encoding Rv2640c family ArsR-like transcriptional regulator, with amino-acid sequence MPKALPMVDISAPICCAPVSAAPLDDDTALEIALRLKALADPVRIKLVSILLTDTGEGICTCDLATAVSLTEATTSHHLGQLRKAGMVAPDRRGMNVYYRARPESLEALRSVLSAITGCC
- a CDS encoding ArsI/CadI family heavy metal resistance metalloenzyme yields the protein MSRMQLALNVDDLDTAIEFYSKLFNTTPAKRKPGYANFAIVEPPLKLVLLENPGQGGTINHLGVEVESSEKVHAEIARLSGEGLFTQEEINSTCCFATQDKVWVTGPAKEKWEVYTVLADSETFGTSPKLLEQNATEDAEQGSVCCGGNAADQAEARTACC
- a CDS encoding arsenate-mycothiol transferase ArsC, which encodes MSTPPQVLFVCVSNRGKSVMAEHLTPTVTDRITPSSAGTNAKIGGQVNELSAQVLAEVGADVVGHQPRQLTDELMQAVDLVVVVGTAEVTPPDGVALEVWDTDEPSGRGIDGIERMRLIRDDITNRIRALADRIAR